A stretch of the Perca flavescens isolate YP-PL-M2 chromosome 3, PFLA_1.0, whole genome shotgun sequence genome encodes the following:
- the mnta gene encoding max-binding protein MNT isoform X2, which produces MSIETLLEAAKFLELQAQQQQKAREDELKEKQRLEQLAERRHSDVNYNSTIHINNVSKAEELRTECRAVPIPPSLPPPSMPITVIPIPVVTPNPTGSPTLPVATLCPPAAPPLAATLPRSPQPKPEHPTSVLTTNHKQLIQNHHHHPQLIAQTNSTKLQQQTHQQLVQRYPGSIVSPPQQHALLPQSGHVVQQAPLQNGPVSRGSPPDDGRHLDKKRPGGRAHLKECFETLKKNIPNIDEKKTSNLSVLRSALRYIQTLKRKEKEYEHDMERLAREKIATQQRLAELKNDLSQWMDVIEIDRILRQTVQPEEDQASTSTASEGEDIMADDLEDETAPRAQTALPTVPQTMKPELHKTATPTHTPTTTSFITQHISIQHKVPLHQPQLQPLTVTPPQPVSKPAAPPILTTSSPHTAPSQPLIPTHTQMVTASSLHPTVIAHASVSHPSVIQAVNHVIQGGGPKHIAHLAPSPTTSTVQLAPGHQPIGHITVHPVAHLSQHLPTLYSQPVAVTQSAVVGHITHTLNHTHPHMNGTATSQPAATIVGKQTAVSTQMVAHHPQLVGQTVLNPVTMVTMPSFPISTLKLA; this is translated from the exons AGGATGAACTAAAGGAAAAGCAGCGCTTGGAGCAGTTGGCAGAGCGGAGGCACTCTGATGTGAACTATAACTCAACAATCCACATCAACAATGTTTCTAAAGCAGAGGAGCTGCGCACTGAGTGCCGCGCTGTGCCCATCCCACCCTCTCTGCCTCCCCCCTCCATGCCCATCACTGTCATCCCCATCCCGGTGGTCACCCCTAACCCTACAGGCTCACCCACTCTGCCTGTCGCCACACTCTGCCCTCCAGCTGCTCCACCACTTGCCGCCACTCTGCCACGCTCTCCACAACCCAAACCTGAGCACCCGACCTCTGTGCTAACCACCAACCACAAGCAGCTGATACAGAACCACCATCATCACCCACAGCTCATCGCCCAAACTAACAGTACTAAACTACAGCAGCAGACACACCAGCAGCTGGTTCAGCGCTACCCTGGTTCTATCGTCTCGCCCCCCCAGCAACATGCCTTACTGCCTCAGTCGGGCCATGTAGTCCAGCAGGCTCCTCTACAGAACGGCCCCGTCAGCCGAGGGAGTCCTCCTGATGATGGCCGCCACCTAGACAAGAAGAGGCCTGGAGG ACGGGCACACTTGAAGGAGTGCTTTGAGACACTGAAAAAGAACATCCCCAACATAGACGAGAAGAAGACCTCCAATCTGAGCGTGCTGAGAAGTGCGCTGAGATACATTCAG ACGTTGAAGCGGAAAGAGAAGGAGTACGAGCACGACATGGAGCGACTGGCCAGAGAGAAGATAGCCACGCAGCAGCGATTAGCAGAGCTGAAGAacgatctgagccagtggatgGATGTGATTGAGATTGACCGCATCCTGCGACAGACAGTACAGCCAGAGGAGGACCAGGCCTCCACCTCCACTGCCTCAG AAGGTGAAGACATTATGGCTGATGACCTGGAAGATGAGACTGCACCTAGAGCGCAGACTGCCTTACCCACAGTGCCTCAAACCATGAAACCTGAGCTGCACAAGACTGcaacacccactcacacacccaCCACTACCTCCTTCATCACCCAACACATCTCCATCCAGCATAAAGTCCCTCTGCACCAGCCTCAGCTCCAGCCGCTGACAGTGACTCCTCCTCAGCCAGTGTCCAAGCCTGCTGCCCCACCTATACTCACCACATCCAGCCCTCACACTGCCCCCAGTCAGCCCTTGAttcccacacatacacagatggtGACTGCTTCCAGCCTACATCCCACCGTTATTGCCCATGCTTCAGTGTCTCATCCCTCAGTCATCCAAGCAGTCAACCACGTCATCCAGGGAGGGGGTCCCAAACATATTGCCCACCTGGctccctcccccaccaccagcaCTGTGCAGTTAGCCCCCGGCCACCAACCCATCGGCCACATCACCGTGCACCCGGTGGCTCACCTGAGCCAGCATCTACCTACCCTCTATTCCCAACCGGTGGCTGTCACACAGTCAGCTGTGGTTGGTCACATCACCCACACCCTAAACCACACCCACCCGCACATGAACGGCACTGCGACTAGCCAACCAGCTGCCACCATAGTTGGCAAGCAGACAGCAGTGAGCACCCAAATGGTGGCCCACCACCCACAGCTAGTGGGCCAGACAGTGCTCAACCCTGTGACAATGGTGACCATGCCCTCCTTCCCCATCAGCACTCTGAAGCTGGCCTGA
- the mnta gene encoding max-binding protein MNT isoform X1, whose amino-acid sequence MSIETLLEAAKFLELQAQQQQKAREDELKEKQRLEQLAERRHSDVNYNSTIHINNVSKAEELRTECRAVPIPPSLPPPSMPITVIPIPVVTPNPTGSPTLPVATLCPPAAPPLAATLPRSPQPKPEHPTSVLTTNHKQLIQNHHHHPQLIAQTNSTKLQQQTHQQLVQRYPGSIVSPPQQHALLPQSGHVVQQAPLQNGPVSRGSPPDDGRHLDKKRPGGAGTREVHNKLEKNRRAHLKECFETLKKNIPNIDEKKTSNLSVLRSALRYIQTLKRKEKEYEHDMERLAREKIATQQRLAELKNDLSQWMDVIEIDRILRQTVQPEEDQASTSTASEGEDIMADDLEDETAPRAQTALPTVPQTMKPELHKTATPTHTPTTTSFITQHISIQHKVPLHQPQLQPLTVTPPQPVSKPAAPPILTTSSPHTAPSQPLIPTHTQMVTASSLHPTVIAHASVSHPSVIQAVNHVIQGGGPKHIAHLAPSPTTSTVQLAPGHQPIGHITVHPVAHLSQHLPTLYSQPVAVTQSAVVGHITHTLNHTHPHMNGTATSQPAATIVGKQTAVSTQMVAHHPQLVGQTVLNPVTMVTMPSFPISTLKLA is encoded by the exons AGGATGAACTAAAGGAAAAGCAGCGCTTGGAGCAGTTGGCAGAGCGGAGGCACTCTGATGTGAACTATAACTCAACAATCCACATCAACAATGTTTCTAAAGCAGAGGAGCTGCGCACTGAGTGCCGCGCTGTGCCCATCCCACCCTCTCTGCCTCCCCCCTCCATGCCCATCACTGTCATCCCCATCCCGGTGGTCACCCCTAACCCTACAGGCTCACCCACTCTGCCTGTCGCCACACTCTGCCCTCCAGCTGCTCCACCACTTGCCGCCACTCTGCCACGCTCTCCACAACCCAAACCTGAGCACCCGACCTCTGTGCTAACCACCAACCACAAGCAGCTGATACAGAACCACCATCATCACCCACAGCTCATCGCCCAAACTAACAGTACTAAACTACAGCAGCAGACACACCAGCAGCTGGTTCAGCGCTACCCTGGTTCTATCGTCTCGCCCCCCCAGCAACATGCCTTACTGCCTCAGTCGGGCCATGTAGTCCAGCAGGCTCCTCTACAGAACGGCCCCGTCAGCCGAGGGAGTCCTCCTGATGATGGCCGCCACCTAGACAAGAAGAGGCCTGGAGG GGCAGGCACAAGAGAAGTGCATAACAAGCTTGAGAAAAACAG ACGGGCACACTTGAAGGAGTGCTTTGAGACACTGAAAAAGAACATCCCCAACATAGACGAGAAGAAGACCTCCAATCTGAGCGTGCTGAGAAGTGCGCTGAGATACATTCAG ACGTTGAAGCGGAAAGAGAAGGAGTACGAGCACGACATGGAGCGACTGGCCAGAGAGAAGATAGCCACGCAGCAGCGATTAGCAGAGCTGAAGAacgatctgagccagtggatgGATGTGATTGAGATTGACCGCATCCTGCGACAGACAGTACAGCCAGAGGAGGACCAGGCCTCCACCTCCACTGCCTCAG AAGGTGAAGACATTATGGCTGATGACCTGGAAGATGAGACTGCACCTAGAGCGCAGACTGCCTTACCCACAGTGCCTCAAACCATGAAACCTGAGCTGCACAAGACTGcaacacccactcacacacccaCCACTACCTCCTTCATCACCCAACACATCTCCATCCAGCATAAAGTCCCTCTGCACCAGCCTCAGCTCCAGCCGCTGACAGTGACTCCTCCTCAGCCAGTGTCCAAGCCTGCTGCCCCACCTATACTCACCACATCCAGCCCTCACACTGCCCCCAGTCAGCCCTTGAttcccacacatacacagatggtGACTGCTTCCAGCCTACATCCCACCGTTATTGCCCATGCTTCAGTGTCTCATCCCTCAGTCATCCAAGCAGTCAACCACGTCATCCAGGGAGGGGGTCCCAAACATATTGCCCACCTGGctccctcccccaccaccagcaCTGTGCAGTTAGCCCCCGGCCACCAACCCATCGGCCACATCACCGTGCACCCGGTGGCTCACCTGAGCCAGCATCTACCTACCCTCTATTCCCAACCGGTGGCTGTCACACAGTCAGCTGTGGTTGGTCACATCACCCACACCCTAAACCACACCCACCCGCACATGAACGGCACTGCGACTAGCCAACCAGCTGCCACCATAGTTGGCAAGCAGACAGCAGTGAGCACCCAAATGGTGGCCCACCACCCACAGCTAGTGGGCCAGACAGTGCTCAACCCTGTGACAATGGTGACCATGCCCTCCTTCCCCATCAGCACTCTGAAGCTGGCCTGA